The DNA window TTTCTTTCTCTTTTGAAATCTTATTGGAATCTTTTTCTGCAGTTCTATCAATGATAATTTTTTCCTGTTTCTCTTTGTGATAAGTTGCTATTGGAATTGGACGTTCTCTTTTTTTCTGTTTTTCAAAGAAATATACCTGCTTCTTTAAGTCTTTATTTCTTCTTTTTTCTATCAGAAAGTAAACGATCAAGCTTGTTATTGATGATATGAGAACAACAATTAATAGCCATAATTTTTTAGATTGATTTTGTCTCTGAAATTCAAGATTATTGTTCTGATAGGTTTCCACCAATTTTACAATGTAACGTATGCCTTCTTTTTGATTAGAGTCTAATTTGGATTTTATCTCGAGATAAAGCTTATTATATTCGTGGTATTTAGTATCATTATGTAAAGCAAAATAAGTTTTTGCTAAAGACTCATAAATTTTCGATTTTAAATTATTGTAAGGTAGATTTTCAATTTCCAAAAGTCCCTTTTCCAGTTTATCAATGGCCGTTTTATAATTTTCAGTGAGAAAATAATAACGGGATAGATTTTCATAAGCCAATGCAGATAAAAATGGCTGATGAGATTCTTTTTCTAAATTAATGATCACCTGATCAAGGAGAATTTTAGCATCATTATATTTATTTTGTCGCATTAAATAAGAAGCGCGAAAAATTTTATTTTCAAAACCTATCATTCGGTTTTCCTCATTATGAAAATCGATATATTGATCACTTTTATTTAAGTTATCAAAAGCTGTACTATAATTTCTTATAATAGCTGAATTAATGGCTTGTAGCTGGTAAAGTTTAGCAATCGTTATTTTTGATTTTGGACTTTCATTTTTCAGTAATTTAGTATCAGATAAAAGGCTTGAAATGATTTTTTGAGATTGATTATAAAGATCAAGATTCTGATACTGATCGGCCAGGTTATACTCTCCAAATAGCTGCATAAAATAAGAAATATCCCGATCTTTTTCAGTATCATCTTTCTGTGCAGAAGCATTAACAGATTGTACATAATCTCCTTTCATGGCATAAGCCTGTGAAATAATATTCTGTAAAATGATTTTGTGTTCAGTATTTTGGTCACTTATCAATAAGCTTTGAGAATAGCTGATGCAGTCATCAGGGTTTTGATAGAGTTTCTGAAAAGCTTTATCCGCTAAAATGGTAAAGTCAGGACCAGACTGTCCATTGATAAAAATGCAACACGTAAATATAGCCAGTATGAGTATTCTGCTTTTAGCGTTTTTAGTTGAAAATAATTCGTTTTTCTTATGGTTTTCGTCAATCGTCTTAAAATCTGTCTTCAAAGTTGAATTTTTGTAATTTATTGATTTTTAATTGTTTAAATTTTTAATTCTTTTAAATTTCACGAATTATGTAAGTCAAATTCTTTTAAAAAGGTAAATATAATATTAATATTGTTTCCACCAATTCAAAATATTAACACCAAAGAAATATGAGAAAATTTTACAAAATTTCAATGAAAGCTTTATACGCTTGTTTTTTGTGTAACCTGTCCTTTGTGGCAAATGCGCAATTAACGGTAATGGCAACCGGAAATTATACGGTAGGAGCGATCTCCGGTAATGGAGTAGTAAGTATGCATACCAGTGGCGGCGGAATTTTTAAATGGGATGCCGCAAACGGATTATCGCAAATAGGAACGATTTCTAATGGTTATCCAGCTGCAGGAAGAACGATGGTTAATAGTGATGGCTCAAGAATAGCATCCTCTGTAACCAACACAATCACTGGATTTAATGAAGTATCCATCTACAATACAACAAACTCTACATGGACTAATCTGGGCGGGCTTGTGCCTACCGGTTGGGATGGCTCCGTAAGTTCAACCTGGGGAATGAGTACTGATGGAAATACTATTGTAGGACTAGGCTGGATAAGTGCAGCTAACGCACATGCCATAAAATGGAATTCTCAAAATGGAATGGTTGATCTTGGTAGTATGGTTTCCGGAAGAAGTTCAAGAGCAAACGCAGTCAATGAAAATGGAACAGTAATCGTCGGTTGGCAAGATGAAGACGATGGCACAAGAAGTGGTGCAAAATGGGTAAATGGAGTTGAAAGTTATATTACCGACGGTAGTGGAAATAATGTAGGGGAGGCTGGAGACGTTTCTGCTGATGGAAATACAATAATAGGAGCGAGTATGCCCAATCCGTATGTATGGAACAATGCTACGGGTCTCACCTATATAACACATCCTAATTCCTCAGCCTTCTTCAGAGGTGGAGCAACCGGAATTTCCGCTGATGGCGGAACGGTAATAGGCTTTTTCAGGCCATTTGCAGCACCACCAATGTCTGGAGAAGGCTTTATATGGACAGCTGGAGGAGGGAGAATTAATTTAAATGATTATGCCACAAGTTTGGGTATTGCTACCCAAGGTGTAATCATGTCACTGCCTTTGGCTATTTCCAAGGATGGTAAAAAAATAGCAGGAATAGGGACAAATTCTTCTAATCAGATTGTTGCATTTTATCTGGATCTTTCGGAATTCCTATCAACTCATGAAGTGACAAAACAAGTTTCAGGACTATCTATTTATCCTAATCCGGTTAAAGACATCATCTATTTTAAAGGAGTTGGAAAAATTGAAAAAGCTGAAATTTATAATATGGTCGGTCAGAAAATAATGGCCTCTGATGCTGAGGGACATCAAATTGATGTATCATCGTTATCAACGGGGAATTATATACTGCAAATTTTTGTGAGGGGGGAAATCTCACAGAATCTAAAATTCATTAAACAGTAAAGATAAAAATTGGACACTTTTACATGACTTAGGCCAAAAAACTCGCAGAACAATCTGCGAGTTTTATTTTATTATGTTCTTTAATTATTCTTGGTCTTCGGATGCGTCCTCATCCTCATATTGCTCAAGATAGTAACTGAAAGTGAAGTCTTCCATTTGTTCCTCTGCATCTTCAAGAGTCGTCAGTAAATCTTCAAAAATTTCCAACTGATCCACGGTTAAATTCACAAATTCCAGATGGAGAGGCATTTCCAGTTCACCAGTAATAACATCATAGAGTGCATCAAGGTTATCTCCAAAATATTCCGGTAAACTGATCTTTTC is part of the Chryseobacterium paludis genome and encodes:
- a CDS encoding helix-turn-helix domain-containing protein — translated: MKTDFKTIDENHKKNELFSTKNAKSRILILAIFTCCIFINGQSGPDFTILADKAFQKLYQNPDDCISYSQSLLISDQNTEHKIILQNIISQAYAMKGDYVQSVNASAQKDDTEKDRDISYFMQLFGEYNLADQYQNLDLYNQSQKIISSLLSDTKLLKNESPKSKITIAKLYQLQAINSAIIRNYSTAFDNLNKSDQYIDFHNEENRMIGFENKIFRASYLMRQNKYNDAKILLDQVIINLEKESHQPFLSALAYENLSRYYFLTENYKTAIDKLEKGLLEIENLPYNNLKSKIYESLAKTYFALHNDTKYHEYNKLYLEIKSKLDSNQKEGIRYIVKLVETYQNNNLEFQRQNQSKKLWLLIVVLISSITSLIVYFLIEKRRNKDLKKQVYFFEKQKKRERPIPIATYHKEKQEKIIIDRTAEKDSNKISKEKEIEILQKLNDWEQSDRYLNKSMSLSTLSAQMGVNTKYLSEVINNSKGKNFNGYINELRINHIAHLLKTDPAFLHYKVSYLAEFSGFSSHSAFTTVFKSVTGMSPNSYIQEITKNKMS
- a CDS encoding T9SS type A sorting domain-containing protein translates to MKALYACFLCNLSFVANAQLTVMATGNYTVGAISGNGVVSMHTSGGGIFKWDAANGLSQIGTISNGYPAAGRTMVNSDGSRIASSVTNTITGFNEVSIYNTTNSTWTNLGGLVPTGWDGSVSSTWGMSTDGNTIVGLGWISAANAHAIKWNSQNGMVDLGSMVSGRSSRANAVNENGTVIVGWQDEDDGTRSGAKWVNGVESYITDGSGNNVGEAGDVSADGNTIIGASMPNPYVWNNATGLTYITHPNSSAFFRGGATGISADGGTVIGFFRPFAAPPMSGEGFIWTAGGGRINLNDYATSLGIATQGVIMSLPLAISKDGKKIAGIGTNSSNQIVAFYLDLSEFLSTHEVTKQVSGLSIYPNPVKDIIYFKGVGKIEKAEIYNMVGQKIMASDAEGHQIDVSSLSTGNYILQIFVRGEISQNLKFIKQ
- a CDS encoding barstar family protein, whose product is MKTVYIDFTDIGDYEDFYTQLKEKISLPEYFGDNLDALYDVITGELEMPLHLEFVNLTVDQLEIFEDLLTTLEDAEEQMEDFTFSYYLEQYEDEDASEDQE